The nucleotide sequence ACCGGTCTTCACGTCCCCAGACAGGGATATGCCATGCCTGGAAATGGAATGCCAAAACTCTGTAGGGGGTCTCATATGCGGCCATATCCGCCTCCTCCCCCGCCGGACCGAAAATCACTGCCGCCACCCACTCGCCGGCCGCGACCGTGACGACACCGGCACCACGCCCTCGTACCACGCCGCCATCAGCTGGCTCATCCGGCCCCGGCGTTGCTACCGCGGCGACCACCCCCACCAGCACCGGTAAGCCCGCAGCCAGGGTGAGGTACCCCCCCTAGTGGTGGAAGCGCTCCCAGACTGGCCGCGCCATATGCGCGAATTGAAGAGGCGCCTCTGATTTGCCCCAAACGCGCGCCTCTTTGGGAAAGGAATACGTTTCCTCCCAAAATGAGACCGGGAATTCCGCGAGGTACAATCGTACCTTGCAACTATCGAGAGAGACGAGAACGTGGCGTGGTTCTCGTACTCACTCCCGGCCGACCGCCCCCTAAAGTTCGTCATTCGAGGCCTACCGGTGAACGCCAGCCCGGAGGCCATAGTCGACGAGCTGACGGAGCTGGGCTTCTCGCCGGAGTTCGTCCGCCCGATTTTGGCACGAAAAGGAAGACCCGGCTGCGTATATTTTGCGCAGCTGAAAAAGACGTCCACCACTATTCCGGCCATCTACGAGGTCACAGAGCTCCAATGCATGGCCGGAATTAAAATCGAAGCCTGGAGAGGACGCCAAGGGCCCGCCCAGTGCCACCGCTGTCAACAGTACCGGCACTCGTCCCACAACTGCCACAGAGAGCAGGTTTGTGTAAGCTGCGGCGAGCACCACGCTGCCAAGGACTGCCCCCGGCCAAAGATAAGTGGTTGTTCCTCGAGGATCACGCCCCCAAGATTTACCATGCGATCTCCGACCTATGTAAGCCATTGAGGATGGCAAACACACCGCCTTCGCTGGCAAAGACGAGGTCCCGCTTCTAACACGTCGCTCCGGCGTTCTGCCGTCGGGGGGCGTCATGTATTCCAATATCCGATTCATCCTCCACTACAACGACGTCCTAAGCCGAGGTCCGGcctcttagaggcacccttgGGACGGACGTATCCCTCCGTCGGGCCCTTCGGGCCCGAATTAAACGGGTAGGTCCCATCGGGCCGCccacccctcccggtgacgctgtaaaagccaatagggctaacagctactGTCAATtcggaaaaaaaatcaatcctTTGGGAGACACTCTCCGACTCTCGACTGCAGCAGTCGCTTTTTTTAAAGCGATACCCAGTCTCGGATCCCAGTCCCTTTCCGCCGCACACCGCTGTACAGTTACGCGGCGGCCCCCGCGCTCCAGTACCGTTCGAGCGCTCTTAGTGCTCGGACGTGAGACCCAGAAGCGGACCGCGCTCTTACGAGTCGCGTCCGCTCTCCGAGCCAGTGGATTGTGCATTGCACGTCCACTCCCCGAGACACGACGCCTGTATTTCGTACTACGTGCCGTGTAGTACGAATACAAAGACTACAGTGTAGTGCAGTGCAGTGCAGTGGTAGCAAGTGCGCGCCACGTAACGCCAGATGCCTTAGGGTCGCGTTCCAAAACCGTGAGGTAAAGTTTTTAGGTACACATCTCGCCACACCAGGCGAGTCCTTAGGGCCACACACCAACTAGGAACACATCTCCCTGCCTGAAGGCAGGGAGGAtagttagttttgtttttggttGCGAGTCAGGATGGACTCGAACCATTTTGATCCGGCGCAATTCAGCGCCTACATGAAAAGGAAGTTCCCCGAACTTGTACTCGGGTACATTTCGGACTCTCTAGTCCCGACCAACGCCTCCGATATGGAGTGTTCCTCGGCCTCATCCTCGGCCTCCCTCGCGAGTTCAGAGGCGGGATCCCGCCCGCACTCGGACATGGAAGATGACGGTTTTACGACCGTCATCTCCAAATCCAAAAGGAAGAGGTCCTCCAAGGGCTCCTCGACCGCGTCCCCACGCGCCACCTCCCCCCACGCCTCAACCACCGCGACCAACCCCAACGTCCCCACCGCCCCCGCTGCCTCGCGCCCCGAGTCCCCCTCAGGGAACAAAGGCACCCCCGCTCCCGCATCGCCCGTCGCGAAGCGACCCAAACCCGCCGCGATCCCCTCACCCACCCCCGCAGGAAATCCGTCACCGGCCCCCGCCGAGAATCCATCCGTTGCCCCCGACACTCCGCCGCGTACTACGGCGCCCCCGCCTCTCTACataagagaaaataataaatgggATCAACTTTCCCAAATATTCATCGAAAAAAAGATCCACTTCACCTCGGCCCGACCGACCAATATGGGAATTAAGGTCCAGGTGTCCACAGCGGTGGACCACCGTCGTATGACGGCCCTCCTGCGCGAGCGTGGTACGGAATACCACACTTACGCGCTCGAGGAGGAGCGTCGCCTCACGGTGGTAATCCGAGGGATGCCGTGCGAAATTCCCACGGATAGCATATTAAGTGACCTTAAGTCACAAGGCCTGCCCGCGCAGGCGGTACACCGTATGTACCGCCCAACAAACAAGCGGCCATTTAATATGGTCCTCGTCCACTTGGACAACACCAAGGAGGCGAAGGCCATTTTCAACATTAGAACCGTCTGCTACCTGTCCGGTCTACAGGTAGAACTCCCGCGTGGTCGTGGCATCCCAGGACAGTGTCATCGCTGCCAATGCTACGGTCACTCAGCCCGGTTTTGTAACGCGCGCCCGAGGTGCGTTAAGTGCTTGGGTGATCACGGAACTACAGACTGCCCGCGCAAGACACCAATGGAGGATGTCCCTCCGAGCTGTGTTCTGTGTCAGCAGACGGGCCACCCAGCGAACTATCGCGGGTGCCCGAAAGCGCCGCGCAGGGCAAAGCGAGGAGGGAAGAAATCCTCGCACCAGCCGAAGGCTCCTAAAGCCTCTGGAGCTCCGCCCTCTGCCCCTCAGGCCCCAGAAGCCCCTCAGGCCCCCCAGGCACCGACGGTAAATGCCTGGCAACGCAAGAAAAATCTCACCGTACCAACCGCGTCCGAAACCGCGCAGCCATCCGCGTCCGCGCACGCCAATAAACAAGACAGCGGAGTTACAAACTCGCTGTCATGTGTTAGCAAATACTTCGGGGCGTTCGACCCGCCCGAACTATTAGTGTTCGCAAACAAGCTGAAAGCTTGCGGAAACGACCCCAACGCCAGACTCAGCGCGTTCGTTGAGCACGCGGAAATGATAAACGCCATTTACAACCTCACCAAGTCatcttaaatgtataattagtaTAGTTCTGTCCCGCCTCAAAATGGTAATGGAAGTGCACCGCATGTACAGACCTACTAACAAAAAACGTGTCAGGTTTAAAAATTGGGACCTCCAAACTGTGGCGCGCTTAGACAATGCCACAGACGTCAATTGTACGGCCACTGGCAAAGATTCTGCTAACCACGCCCGTTCCTAATAAAATGCCTAGGCGACCGCGCGACGACAGAGTGCAAGAGATGAAGAATTTTGCAAGTCTGATAAACTTCGCGGAGACGCAGAAACTCCCGGTCGATATGATGGCCTCCGATGGCCACCCTGAGGCCCACGTGTTGGCAAGGGGCCAGTCACCGTCAATAGTGCcgtcaatatttattagacaATATTTAATTCGCGGTAAACGGCTTGCGGTGGAGACTAGAGCTCAAACACGTAAAGAACGCCTCAGTCACTACAAACAtccgttttaatattatttttttattaaaacatcattattattttttaatattaattttcccGGAATAATCACTCTTAACACGTGGCGTCGTCCACAAAGACTCGTTtggatatcatttatttacttgtttttacaatctttttttttggcaacaaataaatatttcatgataaATGGACAGACCATGTGGTGAAAACGTAAGAAGGAAGTGAAACAATGATTGCTTCGATTGAGGGACATGTTCCTGTAGTAGAGCTTGATACTAATGTATAGATTTCAAACATATATACTTTGGACTCTTCATTGAGCGACttagttttaaacaatcaaCTAGTAAAGCAGTCTATCTTATCTACGCTCTTATAGTTCACTGAACGACTCTCATACCTCTCGACGTCACTAACTTCAATACTGCTACGAGTCACGTTGTGCaaaaaagttgttttaaataaattaaaatggattCTGTTTGAAGCTGTACATCACAAGAGGTTCTTTGATATCAACAGATACTTAGAACACGTACTGGACGTGTTTATAGTCAAGACACTCCTTATATTGTCTGGAGACTGCTACAGATGATACTTCAAATCTTCTCTAGTCTAAGATGTTACGAAAACCATTCATTCTCCTCTTCATATAATGTGTACCTCACCGTCTCTAACGTATCGTCTCGTGTTATGACACGCTGATGCTTCACTGTCGGTACCCACCTAACACTTGGTGACCAGCCGTCACCTCCCGATGGATACGACTGACACCACCTGTAACACATTATACGATATTGTTCTTATATAAAGACATACAGAGACAGTTACTTCAGGGATtggtttcaaataaattcataaaagcaaaaaaaaaaaaaaaacaaaaacacttttataaaatagcaaaCTGAAAAGtagtaagaaattaatttagtgtTTAAATTCGTGGAGTTCTAAATATTACTATTCCATTGATTAAGGCATATGGGGCGAGTGTGCACTGCGGGTCTATGTGGGACATGTGAGCAATTCCATTCCGCTTTAGGCTGAAGCACATAATTACGTGTTCTTTTCCACAGTGCACGCTCGCCTCTCATGACTAGACGTCTATAAGTGTACCGTTCAATCTACAAGTGTATTACAATAGCCAGAAGATGGCAATCATCTGTGTAGGGTAACCGAGATTAGAGACCTCGGGGTAACCCTTGATCAGGGACTTGCATTTGGAAGACACGTTGAGAGTATTGTTGCGGGGGCACACCAAATGTTAGGTTTCATCTTGCGTCGaggtattgatttaaaaaatatattaacttttgatTTACTTTATAAGTCTCGTTAGATCCAAGTAGAATCTGCTTCATTGAACCGGAAAATTTACTGAACAAAATTCTCGTCCAACATCAAGTCTAAATCAGACTTTGTGTTCCATTTCGTAGAACAAATTATTTGCAgccttgaaattttttaatccGAATATctctaattttatttgcagTTTAAAACAatccttaataataaaatataaaataagattcagATGTACTTTTcatcattaaaaaacaatccttaataataaaatataaaataagattcagATGTACTTTTCATCATTAATATtgcacatataaatttattgttggtatttatgttttgttacctttataaataaatgattttagtaAATCGTATGCTCGATACTCCTTGCTGTTAATgttcttgttatatttttgtttttttattattattatttctaatgtaAGCTATAATACACTCCATGTCAAAATAACTGTGGAAACTGTTCCGGCAAATTGTTTTTACCCtaacgaaataatttattgtaatattagcATGAATGTTttcccataaataaataaataaatacctcgCGCTTTttcatcatttaatataacttattaaaataaaaatcaatttagaagcgttattttttttatttcgtagttggttaatttattttctactcaTTAATTTTGCCACATACAgacgcgttttttttttgtaaaccaTCATTAACTTTTCCAAAtccctactaatattataaatgcgaaaacTAACAAACTACTAAATCGTAGAACCGATTTGACGGGCTACTTTTTGTCCCGGTTATCCGGTTACCCGATCCCGATGCCAGCCCCGAACCTATACGGGTGGAACCATGAAGTGCAC is from Danaus plexippus chromosome 29 unlocalized genomic scaffold, MEX_DaPlex mxdp_37, whole genome shotgun sequence and encodes:
- the LOC116776805 gene encoding uncharacterized protein LOC116776805 — encoded protein: MDSNHFDPAQFSAYMKRKFPELVLGYISDSLVPTNASDMECSSASSSASLASSEAGSRPHSDMEDDGFTTVISKSKRKRSSKGSSTASPRATSPHASTTATNPNVPTAPAASRPESPSGNKGTPAPASPVAKRPKPAAIPSPTPAGNPSPAPAENPSVAPDTPPRTTAPPPLYIRENNKWDQLSQIFIEKKIHFTSARPTNMGIKVQVSTAVDHRRMTALLRERGTEYHTYALEEERRLTVVIRGMPCEIPTDSILSDLKSQGLPAQAVHRMYRPTNKRPFNMVLVHLDNTKEAKAIFNIRTVCYLSGLQVELPRGRGIPGQCHRCQCYGHSARFCNARPRCVKCLGDHGTTDCPRKTPMEDVPPSCVLCQQTGHPANYRGCPKAPRRAKRGGKKSSHQPKAPKASGAPPSAPQAPEAPQAPQAPTVNAWQRKKNLTVPTASETAQPSASAHANKQDSGVTNSLSCVSKYFGAFDPPELLVFANKLKACGNDPNARLSAFVEHAEMINAIYNLTKSS